In Fluviicola sp., the sequence CTTGTGGAACAAAACCCAGTCTGCTCCGGATTTCCCGCGGACTTTTTTCTCCGTCGAGGTGATAGATCACCGAACCGAGCGTGGGTTCGAGAATGCTGCAAAGAATGGAAATAAGCGTGGTTTTTCCTGCACCGTTGGGCCCGAAAATCCCTACGATCTCTCCTTTTGCAACGGTAAAATCAATTCCAGCTAAGCTTGGAACGGCACTTTTACCATAGGATTTATAAACTTTTGAAACATGCAAAAGTGTCTCCTGCATCTCATTAGAATTTAATTTTCGCCAGTTCCTGGAAAGCTTGTTTTTCTACCGCACTGATTTCGACCAACAGATCGGCACAGGCATCAAAGTCTTTTTGTTCGGTGATACGGCCTTTGTAGATACCCGACATCTGAAGCGCGCTGTCTCTCCACAAATCACCGGCTTTGGTCATCGTTTCGGAAACTTTAGCCAGTTGCTCGTTTTGCATGATTACTGCTGCTTCTTCCAGAAATGCTGCATACAAAAAACGGAATCCACCGCCTCCGGTACCGATTTCTTCCTGCATGCGAACGATCTGTCCTAAGTGAAGGCCTGCCTGGCGCGGACCTAATTTGTCTCTCCAGGTACGGATCTTATTCGCAGTGTGAACAATTCCTTTTACACCGGCAATTCCCCCGGGAATTTTCAGCATGTCGCGGCAATTGCGTTTGATTCCTTTTGCAATTCCTCTTCGAACCTGTTCCTGGGTAATGTTCCCGATCTCCACCGGGTAATAAATATGTCCTTTCGGGGCCAATGCGCCTTTTGCAAAACGCACACGCTCCAATTCTTCTGTGCTTAATGAAGTGGTTACTTCCATCACCGGATCACTCACCAGATAGCGGTCGCCCTCTTTCCCGAAAACAATCAGGTTGTGTGCATTGAAGTGAAAA encodes:
- a CDS encoding BtrH N-terminal domain-containing protein, with protein sequence MSEFIHHQTAHCENGVTMSLLQHHGVDFMTEPLAFGMGSGLFYIHIPFMKVNNGPAISFRTMPGAIFKRTCKALDVKVERRKFKDPKEATRFLDEKIAQGIQVGCQVGVFHLPYFPKEYRFHFNAHNLIVFGKEGDRYLVSDPVMEVTTSLSTEELERVRFAKGALAPKGHIYYPVEIGNITQEQVRRGIAKGIKRNCRDMLKIPGGIAGVKGIVHTANKIRTWRDKLGPRQAGLHLGQIVRMQEEIGTGGGGFRFLYAAFLEEAAVIMQNEQLAKVSETMTKAGDLWRDSALQMSGIYKGRITEQKDFDACADLLVEISAVEKQAFQELAKIKF